DNA from Cyprinus carpio isolate SPL01 chromosome B3, ASM1834038v1, whole genome shotgun sequence:
taatgtacTGTTATGTGTAACAAAGGTactgtaaaatgaagtgttaTCGAATATTTAAGAACTAAAACTAAAGACTTCAAAATGAACTAGAAAAGACAAAAGTTGACTAAAATAGAGAAATGCGACACTGATGTGCTCCACAAAGGCAACTTCAACAACAGGCACGTGCTCCGGTCCTCAAGACCTCCTCTTCTTCAGCATCTCCATGTACACGCCAAGAGATTTCTGGATGGAGTCTTTGGTGGTGAAACTGACAAAGTTTGCGGTGTCGGCTTCTCTGTTTGCAAGAAGTTTGTCTATTGTGGGTTTTCTCATCATGGACTTACTTATCTGACGGGCATGATCTGCAGGATAAAAACACTGTACGTAAACAAAATGTACTATAACAGGCAAAGATATCTTATTTTGGAGCAAGCCAATACCATTTACCTGGGATGGCCAACCATTTCTTCATGTTTTCAGTAGCGGCGCTGAGAACTTTATCCTCAGGAACAAGCTCATCCACCAAACCGATCTTCAGGGCTTCAGGGGCACTGTACAGTAAACCCAGCTGAAGACCCTTCTCGGTTTCTCTATGGCCCACAACGTTTGTCATGGAGTCCTTAAACCTGGTTTACAAAACCTCTGTTTAGTACCGCCCCGTGTTCCAGTAGGTATGCTTACACGCACTCATTTTTGTCAATCCGTGTAAAAAATCAGAAAGTTCTGTTTACAGGAATCCTGAACTTGACAATTCGAtccacattttaatttacaaagaaatattataaaagtagtcTGGTAGAACATGCACAAAGTATTTTTGAGTCCAACTCAGAAGATAGTCCTATGCTTGTGTTTTTTCCTATTTATTGGATTATTTCAGGTCTACACCACAAATTAATTTGTCAGTCAGATCAGCTGATGTGTTTACATGAGCGCTTTTCAATCTGATTGAGCCATCATCAATCCAATTACTAACGGATTATTTGAGTAAATACAACCTGTGGTTCCCAAGAACATGAAATGTGAAAAATCAagatttaaccccttaactgtcactcacatttttaaacatacaccTGTAAAATGCACGatccaaacttaattttttataattcatgaacgaaaacattttgtaacacgATATtcatgtaccattttcatggtaatgcaatgtctgattttaaaaatgggtttcaaaggatgaattttgagattttaagtttttaattttttattaatgtattaatgtatctgagaaaaaggcaacgaaaaAGACTTTTTTggcaaaggtcagaactcctgttatgatgtagatttttgagagTGCACTCTTGTCGtaaattaaactattacttttcctacataattaaAGTGTGACGGagaacattggtaaaatatctatttaggagtcttagacctttccaacgatatatagtttgtcatgattagattaggatttaattgtaatatagtgaaataaatttacaggtaaaaaaaaaaaacacacaaaaaaaaaacatcaataatactCACCAAAAAGGTGCAACTATACCAAGTTGTGTTTCATTGAGACCGATGCTATAGCGAGGGTTATCGGCCATGATCCTGTAGTCACAACACAAAGCCAACAAACAGCCGCCTGCAGGACTGGAGCcctaaaaacacaacaattacatcattcattcattcatctcacAATTTGACCTTTAAGgactattttaaaacaaaaatccagTTATCACAAAACAGTAGAAAGTGTTTGTAGTGACACTCACATTGATAGCAGCGATTGTGACCTTGGTGGACCCGTAAAGCTTAAGCCACGCCTCCTGTACGGCCTTCCAGAATTCTGCGCAGTGCTCTGGGCTCTTTTTATACATTTCCAAAATATCTAGGCCTGCAGAAAACACCTTCGGCTGGGCCTTTAACAAAAAACGCACTGTCAATGAAACAGACTGCACTTGATTTCACTAAAGCTGATGTTTCTGACGACGTACGGATGTTAAGATCACACCCCTGCAGCTTCTGTCCAGCTCCAGTTTTTCTAAATGAATAGCAAACTCAGTCAGAAAGTCAAGACTGAGACTGTTGACAGGAGGTTTTTGGAACTGCATTATAGCAACACCTGTAAGAAAGAGGGAAAATTATATTCTGGGAATGACTTTTTGATAAATATGTAATTGCAAAGTGTTGGAAACCCCATTATTTACGCACATTATGTATTAATATGCTTACCATTACTACTGTCCAGGTCCACTTTAATGTTTGAGGATGAGGAGTATCTGTTTTTAGATACAATGTATGGCAGAGCACAGATTCTCCCATGACTGCTTTTTCCAGACAGCAGTGATACAAACCCTGCAAGAGAAATCCCTAATAGtttgcaaatgtaaaattaaaaccaaacacagtgcatttatttgactatTGATTACACTTCAGTAAATACTGTACTAACGTCACGCAAGAGCACAGTGTTGTATTTCATGTGTGAATGAGCTGTGCCCTTATTAAAGGACATGGTGTTAACTTCTGACTTTTTTACAAcccataacaataaaaacaaagagaACTAACATAATATGTGTCATAGTATACTGATTTTCTGCTTTGAAAACGACAGGAAGGCGTAAACAACTCTTGTGTATCTGCTGACCTTTGTCCTATTTCCTCAATGTATTACTACTGCAAACTTAATTCGGGAAAAAAACATGGCcacagcaaaacaacaaaaacagctaaaGTTTCAGACGAAACATGACACACCTACCAGACGGGCTGAATTTGGTAGAGTGTCTTAATACTGATGCCATCTTGCCAGCTCAAACTAAGGATAATGCTAAATCGCTAAACTTCACTGCTTACACGTGTTGCCAGATCTCTCTAGAAAAACAGGTAACCTGCACTGACCAAACATTCTCAAAATAAGCGACCTTCCCCAAAACAAGGCAACATTGCATGTTCGGCAAATAAATtagttgaattaattttaaatacgtttattttaaaatatgtgtataaaattcttcacatttttattagcgtgatatatttcatgaaaacacaaatcaaaagacGCTTTAAAAGGAGGACATGGCAACACTGTGGCGTGCAGACCGTAAGAGCCTGTGGCTGGTGAGTACGTCAATCACTCAGAGAGCCAATCACCAAAGCTGTAGGTAACATAGTTGATTGTGATTGGGCAATTTACATTCCTGGAAGGCGGTACATGTTGTGGCAGACCGAAGTGAAGCGATAGGATACAACAAAATGAACGTTCCTCTCTTCTGTGGTTCGTCTTATCATGTGTTAGTGAACAAATATTAACTTTTccttgaaactttttttttttaaatttctatttc
Protein-coding regions in this window:
- the eci1 gene encoding enoyl-CoA delta isomerase 1, mitochondrial; protein product: MASVLRHSTKFSPSGFVSLLSGKSSHGRICALPYIVSKNRYSSSSNIKVDLDSSNGVAIMQFQKPPVNSLSLDFLTEFAIHLEKLELDRSCRGVILTSAQPKVFSAGLDILEMYKKSPEHCAEFWKAVQEAWLKLYGSTKVTIAAINGSSPAGGCLLALCCDYRIMADNPRYSIGLNETQLGIVAPFWFKDSMTNVVGHRETEKGLQLGLLYSAPEALKIGLVDELVPEDKVLSAATENMKKWLAIPDHARQISKSMMRKPTIDKLLANREADTANFVSFTTKDSIQKSLGVYMEMLKKRRS